A stretch of DNA from Tautonia rosea:
GACACACTGGCTCACCTGGAAGCAGGGCTTGATTTCGTGGACGAGGCCGATGTGGACCCGATCGGTCGGCAGCGACTGGCGGACGATCTGGCCCGCGACGCGATCGAACTGGCCACACTGGCCGATCGGTTCCAGGGGCGCGATCGGCCGTCGGGGTTGCCTCGGGTGGTCCTGGTCGGGCCGCCTAATGCGGGAAAGAGTCGCTTATTCAATGCCCTGACCGGAGGGGATCATGCTCTTGTGTCCCCGATCGCCGGAACAACGCGCGATTATTTGTCAGCCTCGATTCACTGCGAGGGTTTGCGAATCGATCTGATCGACACTGCCGGAATCGACGAGACGGGCGACCCGATCGAGGCTGAAGCCCAGGCGCTTCGCGCCGCTCAGGCGGCCGGGGCCGATTTACTGCTCGACTGCCGATCGATTGACGCTCCTCATGTGGTGGACTTGCCCGGAGATCGGCCCCGGTTGGTCGTTTGGACCAAGATGGATCGCTCGAACGGAGATCATCCCGAGGGGACCATCGTCACCAGCGCTGTCACCGGCCGAGGGCTCGACGAGTTGCGACAGGCCATTGCTTCGTCCCTTCGGGCTCGGGCGGCTGAGCACGATCCGACCGGAATGACCTCGGCCCGATGCCGCGATGGCCTGATGCGAGCGTCGAGGGCCCTGGCGAATGCGTCTGAGGCGATTCGTCTCGACGCGGGAGACGAACTGGTGGCAGTGGATCTTCGCGATGCGGTCGAGGAACTCGGGCGGGTCATTGGCGCCGAGATCGATGACGCTATCCTGGATCGTATCTTCCGACGTTTTTGCATCGGAAAGTGAGCCGCACATGTCCCGTGTCGTCGTGCTCGGATCGAGTGGTTATGATTTGACGATTCGCTTGCCAAGGCTTCCTCGGCCGGGGGAGACCTTGCTGGGCGGAGAATTGCTCCGAGGACCAGGAGGAAAAGGGGCAAATGCGGCGATCGCGGCGCGGCGGGCCGGGGCTGAGGTGACGTTTCTGACTGCGCTTGGGGATGACGACTTCGGCCGATGGCTGATCGAGCATGACCGAAGCGAGGGGCTCGATCTGAGCTTCGCGAAGACCGTGGCCGATGTAGCGAATCAGGTGGCCCTGATCTTCGTCGGCGATGATGGTGCGAATCTGATTGGCGTTGCTCCTGGAGCGAGTGCGCACCTCAGTCCGAACGAC
This window harbors:
- a CDS encoding tRNA modification GTPase, encoding MAAFDTTDTIAAIASPPGPALRGLVRLSGPEALTIAWAIVELAEGSEPDRNRPSWRTGTIDLDGLPLDASVTFWPGSRTYTGQPMAEIHTTGSPPLLRRVLGFCLERGARLAEPGEFTLRAFLSGRIDLTQAEAVLAVIDSQSLMQVEVALQQLAGGLAGPIEGVRDRLLDTLAHLEAGLDFVDEADVDPIGRQRLADDLARDAIELATLADRFQGRDRPSGLPRVVLVGPPNAGKSRLFNALTGGDHALVSPIAGTTRDYLSASIHCEGLRIDLIDTAGIDETGDPIEAEAQALRAAQAAGADLLLDCRSIDAPHVVDLPGDRPRLVVWTKMDRSNGDHPEGTIVTSAVTGRGLDELRQAIASSLRARAAEHDPTGMTSARCRDGLMRASRALANASEAIRLDAGDELVAVDLRDAVEELGRVIGAEIDDAILDRIFRRFCIGK